Proteins encoded by one window of Panicum virgatum strain AP13 chromosome 7N, P.virgatum_v5, whole genome shotgun sequence:
- the LOC120683830 gene encoding probable calcium-binding protein CML22, translating to MHCRAHTVPAMPPSSPLVKLPLLPRGLLSYIPASILPSGRESAATPTTSSPSKPQPAPAPPSPKKMSSSSVQQQQQAGSGSGKADQAELARVFELFDKNGDGRITREELEDSLGKLGMSVPGDELASMIARIDANGDGCVDVEEFGELYRAIMDGNDGRAGGEGAGAGEGEGGAAGEEADEDMREAFRVFDANGDGYITVDELGAVLSSLGLKQGRTAEECRRMIGRVDRDGDGRVDFHEFRQMMRAGGLATLG from the coding sequence ATGCATTGCCGAGCCCACACGGTGCCCGCCATGCCACCGTCCTCCCCTCTCGTCAAGCTTCCCCTCCTGCCGCGCGGCCTCCTCTCCTATATCCCCGCCTCCATCCTCCCGAGCGGCCGCGAGAGCGCCGCCACGCCCACCACCAGCTCGCCCTCGAAGCCGCAgcccgcgccagcgccgcctTCTCCCAAGAagatgtcgtcgtcgtcggtgcagcagcagcagcaggcggggagCGGGAGCGGCAAGGCCGACCAGGCGGAGCTGGCGCGCGTGTTCGAGCTGTTCGACAAGAACGGCGACGGGCGCATCACGCGGGAGGAGCTGGAGGACTCGCTGGGGAAGCTGGGGATGTCCGTGCCGGGCGACGAGCTCGCGTCCATGATCGCGCGCATCGACGCCAACGGCGACGGGTGCGTGGACGTGGAGGAGTTCGGGGAGCTCTACCGCGCCATCATGGACGGCAACGATGgcagggccggcggcgagggcgccggcgccggggagggggaggggggagccgccggcgaggaggcggacgAGGACATGCGGGAGGCGTTCCGGGTGTTCGACGCCAACGGCGACGGGTACATCACGGTGGACGAGCTCGGTGCGGTGCTGTCGTCGCTGGGGCTGAAGCAGGGCCGCACCGCGGAGGAGTGCCGGCGCATGATCGGCCGCGTCGACCGCGACGGTGACGGCAGGGTCGACTTCCACGAGTTCCGCCAGATGATGCGCGCCGGCGGGCTCGCCACGCTCGGGTGA